The Tardibacter chloracetimidivorans region TCATTCCGTGCCGAATGTCAGCCTTCCGGCTTTTCGGCCTTTTTCTTCGCCGCGGGCTTCTTTGCCGCAGGCTTTGCGGCAGCGTCGCTGCCTTCCGCCTTCTTCGCTGCCGGCTTCTTCGCTGCCGGCTTCTTCGCGGCGGGTTTCGCCTTGGCTGCGGCTTCCGCCGGTTCGGCCTCGTCGTCCTTCTTCGCCTTGGCCTTTGCGGCAGGCTTCTTCGCCGGCTTCGCATGATCATGGTCGTGGTCATGACCGCAGCCGGGGCCATGCACATGGCCTTCTTCTTCCTCGATCGCTGCTTCCAGCTCGGCGCGGGTCACGCTCCGGTCGGTGATTTCCGCCTTTTCCAGCAGGAAATCGACGACCTTCTCCTCATACAGAGGCGCGCGGATCTGCGCCTGTGCCATCGCGTTCTGCTGGACATATTCGAAGAACCTTTTCTGGTCCTCCGGGCGATACTGCTGCGCGGCCTGCGCGATCAGCCGGCTCATCTCCTGCTGGCTGATCTGCACGTCGTTGGCCTGGCCGATCTCCGACAGCAAAAGCCCCAGACGCACGCGGCGCACGGCGATGGCGCGATAGTCCTCGCGCTCCGCCTCCAACTCGGCCTTGGCGGCCTCGACATCGTCTTCATGGCTCGCCTCATGGAGAAGCTGCTGCCAGATCTGCGAGAACTCCGCCTCCACCATAGACGGCGGCACATCGAAATCATGGGTGGCGGCAAGCTGGTCGAGCAGCTTGCGCTTCATATGCGTGCGCGTCAGCCCGTTCAGTTCCTGCTCGACCTGGCCCTTCAACAGCTCGCGAAGCTGGTCCACGCCCTCAAGGCCCAGCGACTTGGCGAAGTCGTCATCGGCCTTGGCCTCCTTGGGCGACTTCACCTCGGTGACCTTCACATCGAAGGTCGCGGCCTTGCCCTTCAGATAATCGACATTGTAATCCTCGGGGAAGGTGACGTTCAGCGTCTTCTCGTCCCCCGCCTTCACGCCGGCAAGCTGGTCCTCAAAGCCCGGAATCAGCCGTCCGGAGCCGATCTCGACCGACATGCCTTCACCGGTGCCGCCTTCAAACGGCTCCCCGTCGACCTTGCCGACGAAATCCATCACCACCAGATCGCCGAAGGCGGCCTTATGGGTCTTCGGCGCTTCCTCGAAGCTCTTCTGCTGGGAGACGATGCGCTCCAGAGCCGCCTCGATTTCCTCGCCGGTCGCCTCGACCATCAGCCGCTCAAGCTTCAAGCCTTCGATCTGCGGCGTCGGGATCTCGGGAAGCACTTCCAGCTCCACCGTCACCTCGGCGTCCTTGCCGGCTTCATAGCCCTCCGCCAGATCGACCGAAGGCTGCATCGCGGGGCGCAGCTTGTTGTCGGCAAGCAGCTTCTGAACGCTGTCCTGAACCGCCGTCTGCAAGGCTTCCTGCTCCAGCGCCGGGCCGTGCATCTTGCGGACGAGATTGGCCGGCACCTTGCCGGGGCGGAAGC contains the following coding sequences:
- the tig gene encoding trigger factor — encoded protein: MQTAETLNEGLKRAYKLVIPAKDIAQRVDIQLAAVAPQVRMPGFRPGKVPANLVRKMHGPALEQEALQTAVQDSVQKLLADNKLRPAMQPSVDLAEGYEAGKDAEVTVELEVLPEIPTPQIEGLKLERLMVEATGEEIEAALERIVSQQKSFEEAPKTHKAAFGDLVVMDFVGKVDGEPFEGGTGEGMSVEIGSGRLIPGFEDQLAGVKAGDEKTLNVTFPEDYNVDYLKGKAATFDVKVTEVKSPKEAKADDDFAKSLGLEGVDQLRELLKGQVEQELNGLTRTHMKRKLLDQLAATHDFDVPPSMVEAEFSQIWQQLLHEASHEDDVEAAKAELEAEREDYRAIAVRRVRLGLLLSEIGQANDVQISQQEMSRLIAQAAQQYRPEDQKRFFEYVQQNAMAQAQIRAPLYEEKVVDFLLEKAEITDRSVTRAELEAAIEEEEGHVHGPGCGHDHDHDHAKPAKKPAAKAKAKKDDEAEPAEAAAKAKPAAKKPAAKKPAAKKAEGSDAAAKPAAKKPAAKKKAEKPEG